The sequence GAGGATCTGCAGCTGATTGCTGCGCAGCACCGCCGCCGGCAGCCGGATGTCCGGCGCGGCCATCGAGCCGACGTTGACCAGGCGAATGCCGCGCCCGCCGGCGTAAGACGAGAGATCGTGATTATTGAGCGTCGCGAGCAGCGCTTCGGTCGCCGGGCCCCAGATATAATCGACGCTCACCTGATAACCGCCCGGCCCCGCCGCCGCCGCGAAGGCCTGCGTCAGCGCCTCGCCCTGCAGGCTCAGATCCACCGTGGCATCCACGCCCAACGCTTCCAGCACGCTCAGCCGACGGCCGGCGGCAACGATGCGCCCGGCTCCCGCCTGACGCGCCGCGGCGACCGCCAGTTTTCCCGAAGTGCCGGTAGCGCCGATGATCAGCACCGTTTCACCGGGCTGCAGATCCGCCCGCCATCGCAGCGGCAGCCAGGCGGCGAAGGCCGGATTGATCAGCGCCGCCGCCGTGGCGTCGTCCACCGCCTCCGGCACCGGCACCGTCCATGACGCGACGCTGCGCTCAGCCATCGCGCCGTAAGGGCGGCGGAAGGAGGCGAAATACACCCGTTGCCCGTCGGCCGTCCGGCCCACGCCGTCGGTGCCGGGTACGATCGGCAACTGCTTCGGGCTGGAGTAATGGGTGCCGGCGACGGTGGCGCGATCCAGCTGTTTGATGCCGGCCGCCAGAACGTCGATCGGCACTTCATTCGCCTGCGCCTGAGGCTCCTCAAAGGTGCCGAAAACCGGGGCTTGCCCCAGCGCTGTTACGATTGCCGCTTGCATGGTGACTCCTCAAATCGTGGGAACGTACGGGAAAGAATAGGCCGCAATAAAATAAAAAGGGACACCGCATGATGCGGTGTCCCCCGAACACAAACTTTGCCGAACGTGTTATTCGTAGTCGCTCATCGGCACGCAAGAGCAGAACAGGTTACGGTCGCCGTACACGTCATCCAGACGCTTAACGCTCGGCCAGTACTTGTTCTCGCGCACGCCGGCCACCGGGAACACCGCCAGCTCACGGCTGTACGGATGCTGCCAGTCGTTAACCAGCTCAGCCTGCACGTGCGGCGCATTCACCAGCGGGTTGTCTTCCAGCGGCCATTCGCCTTTGGCGACGCGGTCGATCTCGCTGCGGATCGCCAGCATCGCATCGATAAAGCGATCCAGCTCCACTTTGCTTTCCGACTCGGTCGGCTCGACCATCAGCGTGCCCGCCACCGGGAACGACATGGTCGGCGCGTGGAAGCCGAAGTCGATCAGGCGCTTGGCGATGTCCATTTCGCTGATGCCGGTCTCTTCCTTCAGCGGACGAATATCGAGGATACATTCGTGCGCCACGCGGTGATCGCGGCCGGTATACAGAATCGGATAGGCGTCTTTCAGGCGGGTAGCGATGTAGTTGGCGTTCAGGATCGCCATCTGGCTGGCCTGCTTCAGGCCTTCCGCGCCCATCATGCGGATGTACATCCAGCTGATAGGCAGGATGGAGGCGCTGCCGAACGGCGCCGCGGAGACCGCGCCCTGCTGGGTGGTTACGCCGTCGATCTGCACGACGCTGTGGCCCGGCACAAACGGCGCCAGGTGCGCTTTCACGCCGATCGGGCCCATGCCCGGGCCGCCGCCGCCGTGCGGGATGCAGAAGGTTTTATGCAGGTTGAGGTGCGAAACGTCCGCGCCGATATAGCCTGGCGTGGTGATGCCCACCTGGGCGTTCATGTTGGCGCCGTCCAGATACACCTGGCCGCCGAACTGATGCACGATCTGGCACACTTCGCGGATGGTTTCTTCATACACGCCGTGGGTCGACGGGTAGGTCACCATGATGCAAGAGAGCTCTTCGCCTGCCTGCTCCGCCTTGACGCGCAGATCGTGCAGATCGATGTTGCCGTTCTTGTCGCAGGCGACCACCACCACGCTCATGCCCGCCATCTGGGCGGAGGCCGGGTTGGTGCCGTGCGCGGAGCTCGGGATCAGGCAGACGTGACGGCCCGCTTCGTTGCGGCTTTCGTGGTAGCGGCGGATTGCCAGCAGGCCGGCGTATTCGCCCTGCGCGCCGGAGTTCGGCTGCATGCACACCGCGTCATAGCCGGTCAGTTGCACCAGCCACTGAGACAGTTGGCCGATCATCTGCTGGTAGCCGGCAGCCTGCTCCGGCGGGCAGAACGGGTGCAGCTCGGAGAATTCAGGCCAGGTGATCGGGATCATTTCCGCCGCGGCGTTCAATTTCATGGTGCAAGAGCCCAGCGGGATCATCGCCTGGTTCAGCGCCAGATCCTTGCGCTCCAGGCGATGCATATAGCGCATCATCTCGGTTTCGCTGTGATAGCGGTTGAATACCGGGTGGGTCAGGATCGGATCCTGGCGCAACATGGCGGCCGGGATCGATTGACTGCTCTTGCTCACCGCCGCGTCCAGCGCGTCGATGTCCAGGCCGTGGTTGTCGCCGGCCAGCAGTGCGAACAGCGTCTGCACGTCTTCGCGCGAGGTGGCTTCGTCCAGCGTGATGCCTACGGCGCCGTGGATATCGGTACGCAGGTTGATGCCGAAGCTCAGCGCGCGTTCCAGCACCGCCGCTTTGTCTTTCACTTCAACGGTCAGGGTGTCGAACCAGGTGTTGTGGCGCAGCGTCAGGCCGGCCTTCTGCAGCCCGGCGGCCAGAATGTCGGTCAAGCGATGGATACGCCCGGCGATGCGCTGCAGCCCTTGCGGGCCGTGATATACCGCATACAGGCTGGCGATGTTGGCCAACAGCACCTGCGAGGTACAGATATTCGAGTTGGCCTTCTCGCGGCGGATATGCTGCTCGCGGGTCTGCATCGCCATGCGCAGCGCGGTGTTGCCGGCGGCATCGCGGGAAACGCCGATGATGCGGCCCGGCATCGAGCGCTTGAACTCGTCGCGGCAGGCGAAGAAGGCGGCGTGCGGGCCGCCATAGCCCATCGGCACGCCGAAGCGCTGCGCGGAGCCGAACACCACGTCGGCGCCCTGCTTGCCCGGCGCGGTCAGCAGCACCAGGGCCATAATGTCGGCGGCCACGCTGGTGATGATTTTGCGCGATTTCAGTTCGGCCAGCAGCGCGCTGTAGTCGTGCAGCTCGCCGGTGGTGCCCACCTGTTGCAGCAGCACGCCGAACACGCCGTCCAGCTCCAGCACTTTTTCCGCTTTATCGACGATGACGTCGAAGCCGAAGGTTTCGGCGCGGGTGCGCACCACGTCCAGCGTCTGCGGATGCACGTCGTCAGCCACGAAGAAGCGGTTGACGTCTTTCAGCTTGCTGGCGCGTTTGGCCAAGGCCATCGCTTCGGCGGCGGCGGTGGCTTCATCCAGCAGCGAAGCGGAAGCCAGATCCAGGCCGGTCAGATCGAGGGTCACGGTCTGGAAGTTCAGCAGCGCTTCCAGACGGCCCTGCGACACTTCCGGCTGATAAGGGGTGTAAGCGGTGTACCAGCCCGGATTTTCCAGCATGTTGCGCAGGATCACCGGCGGCGTCAGCACGGCGCTGTAGCCCATGCCGATATAGGATTTGTAGCGCTGATTCTGCGAGGCGATCGCCTTCAGCTCAGCCAGCGCCTGGTGTTCGGTCGCCGCGTCGCCGACCGGCGGCGGCCCCGGCAGCTGAATGTCCGCCGGCACGATCTGTTGGATCAGCGCGCTGAGCGAGCGAGCGCCCACCGCTGCCAGCAACTCCTGGCGTTGTTCCGCAGAAGAGCCGATGTGGCGTTCGATGAACGCTTCGCTGTGTTCGAGTTGGCTGAGTGTCTGGGTCATTGCTACAAATTCCTGAATGCTTGCGTGATACGGGATATAGCTTGAGCGGTAACTAAAACGCCCCGGCCAAAAGGCCTGGGGCGTGGTCACTATTACTCGTCGATCGAGGCCTGATAAGCCGCGGCGTCCAGCAGGTTCGCCAGCTCGCCTTCGTCGGCGGCTTTAATCTGGAACAGGAAGCCGTCACCGTAAGGTTCGCTGTTGACCAGTTCCGGGGAGCTTTCCAGCTCGCCGTTCACCGCCACGATTTCGCCGCTGATTGGCGCGTAAATGTCCGACGCCGCCTTGACGGACTCCGCCACGGCGCAATCTTCACCGGCGGCGACGCGGCGGCCCACTTCCGGCAGATCGACAAACACCATATCGCCCAGCAGTTCCTGCGCGTGTTCGGTGATGCCTACGGTGTAAACGCCGTTACCTTCTGAACGAACCCACTCGTGGGAGGATGCGTATTTCAATTCTGTTGGCACATTGCTCATCGCCGGTTACTCCTTCGAAGAAATAAAAGAATCAATCAATAAAAAATCAATTTGTCAGCGGCTTGCCGGCGCGAACGAAACCGGGCTTGGTCACTTTGACCGGCATTTCACGGTTGCGGATCTGCACGATGGCCTGCTCGCCGATGCCCGCCGGCACGCGCGCCAGCGCGATGCTGAAGCCCAGCGTCGGAGAGAACGAACCGCTGGTGATCACGCCTTCGTGGGTTTGCCCCGCCGCGTCGGTGAAACGCACCGGCAGCTCATTACGTAATACGCCTTTTTCCGTCATGATCAAGCCGACCAGTTGCTCGGTGCCCTGCTCGCGCTGTTGTTCCAGCGCTTCGCGGCCGATGAAACGGCGATCTTCCGGCTGCCAGGCGATGGTCCAGCCCATGTTGGCGGCCAGCGGTGAAACGCCTTCGTCCATCTCTTGCCCGTAGAGGTTCATGCCCGCTTCCAGACGCAGCGTGTCGCGCGCGCCCAGACCGGCCGGCTTGACGCCCGCGGCCAGCAATTTTTGCCAGAAATCCGCCGCCTGCTCTTTCGGCAGCGCGA comes from Serratia sarumanii and encodes:
- a CDS encoding quinone oxidoreductase family protein gives rise to the protein MQAAIVTALGQAPVFGTFEEPQAQANEVPIDVLAAGIKQLDRATVAGTHYSSPKQLPIVPGTDGVGRTADGQRVYFASFRRPYGAMAERSVASWTVPVPEAVDDATAAALINPAFAAWLPLRWRADLQPGETVLIIGATGTSGKLAVAAARQAGAGRIVAAGRRLSVLEALGVDATVDLSLQGEALTQAFAAAAGPGGYQVSVDYIWGPATEALLATLNNHDLSSYAGGRGIRLVNVGSMAAPDIRLPAAVLRSNQLQILGSGTGNFPPIPEMQRYATEILALAVTGALTIETQEHALAEIAEVWDLNKKSDVRSVIRIAR
- the gcvP gene encoding aminomethyl-transferring glycine dehydrogenase, which codes for MTQTLSQLEHSEAFIERHIGSSAEQRQELLAAVGARSLSALIQQIVPADIQLPGPPPVGDAATEHQALAELKAIASQNQRYKSYIGMGYSAVLTPPVILRNMLENPGWYTAYTPYQPEVSQGRLEALLNFQTVTLDLTGLDLASASLLDEATAAAEAMALAKRASKLKDVNRFFVADDVHPQTLDVVRTRAETFGFDVIVDKAEKVLELDGVFGVLLQQVGTTGELHDYSALLAELKSRKIITSVAADIMALVLLTAPGKQGADVVFGSAQRFGVPMGYGGPHAAFFACRDEFKRSMPGRIIGVSRDAAGNTALRMAMQTREQHIRREKANSNICTSQVLLANIASLYAVYHGPQGLQRIAGRIHRLTDILAAGLQKAGLTLRHNTWFDTLTVEVKDKAAVLERALSFGINLRTDIHGAVGITLDEATSREDVQTLFALLAGDNHGLDIDALDAAVSKSSQSIPAAMLRQDPILTHPVFNRYHSETEMMRYMHRLERKDLALNQAMIPLGSCTMKLNAAAEMIPITWPEFSELHPFCPPEQAAGYQQMIGQLSQWLVQLTGYDAVCMQPNSGAQGEYAGLLAIRRYHESRNEAGRHVCLIPSSAHGTNPASAQMAGMSVVVVACDKNGNIDLHDLRVKAEQAGEELSCIMVTYPSTHGVYEETIREVCQIVHQFGGQVYLDGANMNAQVGITTPGYIGADVSHLNLHKTFCIPHGGGGPGMGPIGVKAHLAPFVPGHSVVQIDGVTTQQGAVSAAPFGSASILPISWMYIRMMGAEGLKQASQMAILNANYIATRLKDAYPILYTGRDHRVAHECILDIRPLKEETGISEMDIAKRLIDFGFHAPTMSFPVAGTLMVEPTESESKVELDRFIDAMLAIRSEIDRVAKGEWPLEDNPLVNAPHVQAELVNDWQHPYSRELAVFPVAGVRENKYWPSVKRLDDVYGDRNLFCSCVPMSDYE
- the gcvH gene encoding glycine cleavage system protein GcvH yields the protein MSNVPTELKYASSHEWVRSEGNGVYTVGITEHAQELLGDMVFVDLPEVGRRVAAGEDCAVAESVKAASDIYAPISGEIVAVNGELESSPELVNSEPYGDGFLFQIKAADEGELANLLDAAAYQASIDE